One segment of Xanthomonas oryzae pv. oryzae DNA contains the following:
- the ahpF gene encoding alkyl hydroperoxide reductase subunit F, producing MLDANLKTQLTAYLERVTRPIQINASIDESPGSREMLDLLEELVLLSDKISLDIHRDDDQRKPSFALTTPGQDIALRFAGLPMGHEFTSLVLALLQVGGHPSKAAAELIEQVQHLDGDYRFETYFSLSCQNCPDVVQALNLAAVLNPRIKHVAIDGAWFQDEVETRQIMSVPTVYLNGELFDQGRMTLEQIVAKLDTNASKRDAAKIAAKGAFDVLVVGGGPAGAAAAVYAARKGIRTGVAAERFGGQVLDTMSIENFISVPETEGPKMAAALEQHVRQYEVDIMNLQRAEQLIPAGADGLIEIKLANGASLKSKTVILSTGARWRQMNVPGEDQYKNKGVAYCPHCDGPLFKGKRVAVIGGGNSGVEAAIDLAGIVAHVTLVEFDDKLRADDVLQRKLRSLHNVRIITSAQTTEVLGDGQKVTGLVYKDRTGGAIQHFDLEGVFVQIGLLPNTEFLRGTVALSPRGEIIVDDRGQTDVPGVFAAGDATTVPYKQIVIAMGEGSKAALSAFDHLIRSSAPATADNVAQAA from the coding sequence ATGTTGGATGCCAATCTCAAGACCCAGCTGACCGCCTACCTGGAACGGGTGACGCGGCCGATTCAAATCAACGCATCGATCGACGAAAGCCCTGGTTCGCGCGAAATGCTCGACCTGCTGGAAGAGTTGGTGCTGTTGTCGGACAAGATCAGCCTGGACATCCACCGCGACGACGACCAGCGCAAGCCCTCGTTCGCGCTGACCACGCCGGGCCAGGACATCGCGCTGCGTTTCGCCGGGCTGCCGATGGGCCATGAATTCACCTCGCTGGTGCTGGCGCTGCTGCAGGTGGGCGGCCACCCGTCCAAGGCGGCTGCCGAACTGATCGAGCAGGTGCAGCACCTGGATGGCGATTACCGGTTCGAAACCTATTTCTCGCTGTCGTGCCAGAACTGCCCGGACGTGGTGCAGGCGCTGAATCTTGCCGCCGTGCTCAACCCGCGCATCAAGCACGTGGCCATCGACGGTGCGTGGTTCCAGGACGAAGTGGAAACCCGCCAGATCATGTCAGTGCCCACCGTGTATTTGAACGGCGAGCTGTTCGACCAGGGCCGCATGACGCTGGAGCAGATCGTCGCCAAGCTCGACACCAACGCGTCCAAGCGCGACGCTGCGAAAATCGCCGCGAAAGGGGCGTTCGACGTGCTGGTGGTGGGCGGTGGCCCGGCCGGTGCGGCAGCAGCGGTGTATGCCGCGCGCAAGGGCATCCGCACCGGCGTGGCGGCCGAGCGTTTCGGTGGCCAGGTGCTGGACACCATGTCGATCGAAAACTTCATCTCCGTGCCGGAAACCGAAGGCCCGAAGATGGCCGCCGCGCTTGAGCAGCACGTGCGTCAGTACGAGGTGGACATCATGAACCTGCAGCGCGCCGAGCAACTGATTCCAGCCGGTGCCGATGGCCTGATCGAAATCAAACTCGCCAATGGCGCCTCGCTCAAGAGCAAGACCGTGATCCTGTCCACCGGTGCGCGCTGGAGGCAGATGAACGTGCCCGGCGAAGACCAGTACAAGAACAAGGGTGTTGCGTATTGCCCGCATTGCGACGGCCCGCTGTTCAAGGGCAAGCGCGTGGCAGTGATCGGCGGCGGCAACTCCGGCGTGGAAGCGGCGATCGATCTGGCCGGCATCGTGGCGCATGTCACGCTAGTGGAATTCGACGACAAGCTGCGCGCCGATGACGTGCTGCAACGCAAGCTGCGCAGCCTGCACAACGTGCGCATCATCACCAGCGCGCAGACCACCGAAGTGCTCGGCGACGGGCAGAAGGTGACCGGCCTGGTCTACAAGGACCGCACCGGTGGCGCTATCCAGCACTTCGATCTGGAAGGCGTATTCGTGCAGATCGGCCTGCTGCCCAACACCGAGTTCCTGCGTGGCACGGTAGCGCTGTCGCCGCGCGGCGAGATCATCGTCGACGACCGCGGCCAGACCGATGTGCCGGGCGTTTTCGCCGCCGGCGACGCTACCACGGTGCCCTACAAGCAGATCGTGATCGCGATGGGCGAAGGGTCCAAGGCGGCCCTGAGCGCATTCGATCATCTGATCCGCTCCAGCGCACCGGCCACTGCCGATAACGTGGCCCAGGCCGCATAA